The Stenotrophomonas maltophilia genome includes a region encoding these proteins:
- a CDS encoding response regulator → MTTRILIADDHPIVLAGIRDVLAGELDLEVVGEAADPATLIELMTRTRPQAVITDYSMPGGDRFGDGIKLISFLRRSFPETRLLVLTMVSNPSLVAAMYAAGAGGVVLKSHGLGSLVQALRVVLADRVYRPPGLLPVAASEPADADAVRARLSPRELEVIRLFTGGMSVGDIARQLQRSAKTVSTQKISAMRKLGVDSDQALIEYCLQASLFA, encoded by the coding sequence ATGACCACACGGATCCTCATCGCCGACGACCACCCGATCGTGCTTGCCGGCATCCGCGACGTACTGGCCGGGGAGCTGGACCTCGAGGTCGTGGGCGAAGCGGCCGACCCGGCGACGCTGATCGAGCTGATGACCCGGACCCGGCCACAGGCGGTGATCACCGACTACAGCATGCCAGGGGGCGACCGCTTCGGGGACGGCATCAAGCTGATCTCGTTCCTGCGCCGCAGCTTCCCGGAGACGCGCCTGCTGGTGCTGACGATGGTGTCCAACCCGTCGTTGGTTGCGGCGATGTATGCCGCTGGTGCCGGCGGCGTGGTGCTCAAGAGCCATGGATTGGGCAGCCTGGTACAGGCCCTGCGCGTGGTGCTGGCCGACCGCGTCTACCGGCCCCCGGGCCTGCTGCCGGTAGCGGCGAGCGAGCCGGCCGATGCCGATGCGGTGCGTGCGCGGCTGTCGCCGCGCGAGCTGGAAGTGATCCGGCTGTTCACCGGCGGCATGAGCGTGGGCGACATTGCACGCCAGCTGCAGCGCAGCGCCAAGACGGTCAGCACGCAGAAGATCAGCGCGATGCGCAAGCTGGGCGTGGACAGTGATCAGGCGCTGATCGAGTACTGCCTGCAGGCCTCGTTGTTCGCCTGA